The following DNA comes from Flammeovirgaceae bacterium.
GATCACCACCCAAAATATAGACTGGTAAAGGGCAGAGGTAGTGGAAATTTTATGGGCCTTCCTGTTGAAAACCCCAAGGTCAATCAACAAAAAGAGGATGATGACGACAGCAAAAACGGCAAACAGAATGGTTTCTGCCTGGTTGTTGTTCCTAAACAAGGAGAATAAAAGCATTTGCCCTAATTGCGTTTTTCGAGTAAAAAAGAGGTGATTAATACCCAATCAAAGGCAAATAATCACCTCTTACAAAGTCTTATGGCAGCAAATATAAACTAATCCACAAAACTTACATGTGTGTTAAATACGGCTATTTCTTAAAAAGGAACCCCCTACCGGCATTTTGAGCAGGTTCCCTGGACCAACAGGCTCACCTCGTCCGGTTTGTACCCCCCTGGCAGGTCAAACGGGGGGATTTCCACCTCTTCCAGGCAACTGGTTTGGCCACAACGGGTACATTTAAAGTGCACATGGTCGTGCTGGTGGACAGTGTGGGGGCAATGGTCGCTGCAGAGCGCGTATTTCAAGCCCCCGGAGTTATCCGGTATCTTGTGGATGATCCCTTTTTCAAGGAAGGATTTCAGGGTCCTGTACACGGTCACCCGGTCGAACAAGGAGGCCACCTGCTTTTCTATATCGGAATAGGACAAGGCGTGGGAATTGCTGAGGAACAAGCCGAGTATCTTGGACCGGCTGGTAGTCGACCTCAGGTTTGATTCCTTGAGTATTTGCCTTTGAATGCGCACGGTCACCCCTCGTTAAACTGCAACTTCAGCAAGTTACTATAAATACCGTTATCGCGGTGGGTTAGTTCATCGTGCGAGCCCGATTCGGCTATGGCCCCCTCCTTGATCACCAGTATCCTGTCCACTTTCCGGATGGTGCTAAGGCGGTGGGCAATGATAATGGTGGTACGGCCTTCCATCAGGTTGTCCAGGGCCTCCTGTACCAGTTTTTCCGATTCGGCATCAAGGGAGGAAGTGGCCTCGTCCAGCACCAGGATGGTGGGGTTTTTAAGGATGGCCCTGGCAATGGCCACGCGCTGGCGTTGCCCGCCAGAAAGTTTTACCCCACGGTCGCCAACCCTCGTGTCCATTTTTTCCGGAAAGGACAGGATAAAGCCCAGGGCATTTGCCTTCCTGGCCGCATCTTCAATCTCCTCGTCCGTTGCCCCCGGCCTGCCGTAGGCAATATTTTCCTTGATTGTGCCCCCAAACAATATCACCTCCTGGGGCACCACCCCAATGTTGGCCCGATAGGCCGTGAGCGGATAGTGGTTGACTGGCGTGCCGTCCACCAGCACCTGTCCGCCTACCGGCTGGTAATAGCGCAGCAACAGGTTGGTGATAGTGGATTTTCCTGACCCACTGGGCCCCACGAGGGCCACCTTTTGCCCCGCCCCTATTTCAAAATCAATATCTTTCAATACCCGCAGGTCGGCCCGGGTGGGGTAGCTGAACGCCACGCTCTTGAATTGAATTTTACCCTTCAATTTCAAAGCAGGGGCAGGCGCTTCCTTTTCATCGCTTTCCGCCAGTATCTCCATGAGACGCTCGGAAGCACCAATGGATTTTTGCAACTGACCGTAGATGTCGCCAAGCCCGGCTATGGAGCCACCAATAAATGTGGTGTAAAGCACGAACGAAAACAATTCGCCTACGGTAACCTCATGGGCTTGTACCAGGTAGGCACCATACCAGCTAACCGCCACAATGCCCCCAAACAAGGCCACTATGGTAAAGGATATAAACACGCCCCTGTATTTGGCCGCATGAAGCGCAATGCGCACCACCTCCTTTAGGGATTTTGTGTACCGCCCCACCTCAAACAACTCGTTGGTAAAGGATTTTACCACCGTGATCGACTGGAGGGTCTCCTCCACGATAACGTTGGTGGAGGCCAGTTGGTCCTGGGTCTTTTTGGAAAGCTTTCTGATAAACTTTCCAAAAAACAAGGCGGCCACTACCAATACGGGGAAGGTAAGCAACATGAATAGCGTCAGCTTGGGCGTAAGCACAAAAATGACTACCGTGCCCGCGGTGAGCACCAGCACTTGCCTTAGCAACTCCGATAAAGTTACGGTAAAGGCATCTTGTAAAATCCCTACATCCGAAGTGATCCTACTGATCAATTCCCCCACGCGCCTTTTGTCAAAGAAGGCAAGCGGAAGCCATAGCATTTTCCTGTACACGGAAAGGCGGATATCGGCCAGGGTGCGCTCGCTCACAATGGCGAACGTATACACCCTGACAAAAGAAAACACGCCTTGCACGATAAGGATCACCAGCAAGGCCAATGCAATTTGGTTGATGGTAGTAAGGATAAAGCCCCCCTTGCCCGAAGCCACATCAAGCAATTTCCCTGCAAAGTAGGGGAAGGAGAGCAACGTAACGCTCGAAAGCGTAAGGCAGAGAATCCCGAGGAACAACGTCCATTTATAGGGCGCCACGAATTTGAATATGCCAACCAGTTTCCTAAACCCGGGGCGGGTTAGCTTTGCCTTCCCATTTTCTTCCATCTTTTGCCCTTATGACTTCCTAAAAAAAACCATTGTTGCCCTTTCCAACCTTCAATAGGCCACCTTCGAGGTGATGGCAAACCTGACGCTGTCCCGCAATATCATTTTCTGAACGCCCTTTACTTCGTAGCCTGCTATCACCCACTGTTTGCCAATGTCTTCCAATTCCATCGTAAAATCCCTGGTGGTATAGTACAGCGTGTTTTGCTCGCCCAGGGTGGCCTCCACCTTCCTTAACTTTTTAGGGGTGCCCTGATAATACAACCTTAAGGACTTTACAGGGATTTCCCTATCCGTCACAAAGCTCTTGATGATCAAATTGCTGTTCGCGTCCTTCACGCCATCCGTCACCTTGTACGCGCCTGTGTAGATAGGCTTGTTGATGATGTCAAGGTGGCGAAATACCTGCAGTTCCTTAGCCCATGCGGAACTGTCCGGTTTAAAGGACACCTTGTCCGCAGTGCGCCCTATCGTTGCCGATTTGGTCAGGGTGGCGTTTTTCCCCTTCAGATAGTCCAACTGGCGGTCGATGAGGCTGTCGATGTCAAAGTAGTTTTTGGCAGTCCGGGCATCGTTTTGGCAAGAGCCAAAAACCAATACGGCAAGAAGGGCAACCAGGGTATATTTCATGCTTGCAGGTCTATTAACACTTTACCGGTCATTTCCGCTGGAATGGGGATGCCCATCAGGGCAAGAATGGTAGGGGCCAGGTCGCCCAGCTTTCCATCCTGAACGCGGCCACGGTAATTTGGGGAGACCACTATAAAAGGCACTAGGTTGGTGGTGTGGGCCGTGTTGGGGGACCCGTCTTCGTTGATCATGATGTCCGCATTACCGTGGTCGGCTATGATTATTGTCGTATACCCATTCTTAAGGGCGGCCTCCGTTACGGCTTCGTTGCATTGGTCCACCGTTTCGCAGGCGGCCACCCCCGCACTGAAAACCCCCGTATGCCCAACCATGTCGGGGTTGGCAAAGTTGAGGCAAATAAAGTCTGCCGATCTTTTTTTCAATTCAGGTATGACCTTGTCACGGATGTCCCGGGCGCTCATCTCGGGCTGCAGGTCGTAAGTGGCCACCTTGGGGGAAGGGCAAAGTATCCTTGACTCCCCCGGGAAGGGTTCTTCCCGCCCCCCGGAAAAAAAGAAGGTAACGTGTGGGTATTTTTCAGTCTCCGCTATCCTTATTTGCTTTTTGCCTGCCTTGGAAAGCACCTCCCCCAGGGTGTTGTCAAGGTTGTCTTTCCCAAACATGACCTTGATGCCTGTAAAAGAATCGTCATAATTGGTAAGGGTGACATAATGGAGCGGCAGCGCATGCATGCCGTGGCCTTCAAAATCCTGCTGGGAGAGGGCCATGGTAATTTGGCGCCCACGGTCTGTCCTGAAATTGAAGCAAACCACCACATCCCCCGCTTGGATGGTGGCCACCGGCTTTCCCGTAGGCCCGGTGGCAATGATGGGCTTCAAAAACTCGTCCGTGGTCCCGTTCTTGTAAGATGCCGTGATGGCGGCAACCGGGTCTATTGCCAACTCCCCAATGCCATTTACCAGGGCATCATAAGCCACCTTTATCCGCTCCCAACGGTTGTCCCTGTCCATGGCATAGTACCTCCCCACCACGCTCGCCAACCGGCCGGTGGACTTGCCCATATGGGCCTGCAAATCCGTTAGGTAGCCAACGGCACTTTTGGGGTCCGTGTCCCTTCCATCGGTAAAGGCATGGACAAACAAATCCCTGACGTGATGGTCCTTTGCGGCCGTGCACAGGGCCTTCAAATGGCCGATGTGGGAATGGACCCCCCCATCGGAAACCAACCCTATTAAATGGATTTTCTTGTCGTTTTCATTGGCATACCGGAATGCCTCCAACAACACAGGGTTTTTGCCCAAAGCCTTTTCTTCCACTGCCTTGTTGATCTTTACCAGGTCTTGGAACACCACACGCCCCGCCCCAATGTTCATATGGCCGACCTCGGAATTTCCCATTTGCCCACCGGGCAGGCCCACGGCAAGCCCGGAAGCTTCCAGTTTACCATGTGGGTATTTGAGGTATAAAGAATCTATGTAAGGGGTTTTGGCATGGTCAATGGCAGACACGCTTTTGTCTTTGGCAATACCCCACCCGTCCAATATCATGAGCAAAACCTTCGAATCCATAATTGGTATTGTTGGCGGCAAATATAACCCTCTGCCAAGGAATATCCCCTGCCATCCGTTCCAATTACACCTTTAACACGCGTTAGGTTCTGGAATATTGGGGATATAATTAGGCGGTGTCGTTTAATGGCATAATTTTGGCCAGTAATCATTGAAAATGAAGTACAGGAGGATCAATACGGTTGGAAGGTTGGGGGTGCTGGTTTTTTGCTTCGCCCTGCAGTGCGCCTATGCCCAGGATGCCATTTTTGACCCCATCCGGGACGTCATCAAAACGGGCAGTGCCCGGGAAATGTCGAAACACCTGAACCAGAGCGTAGAGATCAATATTGAGGGGGACGTAAACACCTACAGCAAGGCCCAGGCGGAATTTGTTTTCCGCGACTTTTTTAAAAAACACCCAGCCACCAGCTTTACCATAGTGCACAAAGGGGCGTCCAAAGGCGGCCAGCAATTTGCCATCGGCAGGTATGTAAGCAACAACGACAGCTACAATGTATTGATGCTGGTAAAGGCGGCCGGTGCCACTTACCTGATACACGAAATCAGTTTTGTGAAAGAATGACCCGCCCATCTTACCTCACGGACGGGGCAATCAGGGCTTTTATAGCTTCTGCACTTGACGAGGACATCGGTGAGGGGGACCATTCTTCCCTGGCGGCCGTCCCCGGCCACGCCACCAACAAGGCCAACCTGTTGATCAAGGCAGACGGCATTATCGCTGGCGTGGAGCTGGCGGAAAAAATTTTCAAATATTATGACCCCCGCATCGCCATTGATTTTTATAAAAAAGACGGGGATGCAATAAAGAAGGGGGAGGTTGCTTTTGTGGTCGAGGGGCCTTCCCGCTCCCTGCTGTCCACGGAGCGCCTGGTGCTCAATTGCATGCAGCGCATGAGCGGTATTGCCACCTACACCCACCGGTTGTGCCAAATGATCAGGGGCACCACCGCCCAAATAATGGACACACGGAAAACCACCCCCAACTTCCGGCTGCCGGAAAAGTGGGCCGTCCTGATTGGCGGTGGGCTCAACCACAGGTTTGCCCTGTACGACATGATCATGTTGAAAGACAACCACATCGACCTGGCTGGCGGAATAGGGAAAGCCATCAGTAACACAAAAACCTACCTCGCCTCGCAGGACCAAAAACTAAAGGTAGAGGTGGAGGTGCGCTCATTGAAAGAAGTGGGGGAAGTGCTGCGGGTGGGGGGCGTGGACACCATCATGCTGGACAACATGGCCCCGTCCGTGATGAAGGAGGCCGTGGCCATGATAGATGGCCGGTGCAAGACCGAAGCCAGTGGCGGCATAACGGAATCGACCCTTCGTGAGGTGGCCGGGTGTGGGGTGGACTTCATATCGGTAGGGGCACTTACGCATTCTGTCAAAAGCCTGGATTTGAGCCTTAAAGTGCTTGAATAAATTTTTACGCTTCGGGCAAACCGCCTAATTTTGCCCCTCATTTTCTATCGTAACCCATATC
Coding sequences within:
- a CDS encoding transcriptional repressor; this translates as MRIQRQILKESNLRSTTSRSKILGLFLSNSHALSYSDIEKQVASLFDRVTVYRTLKSFLEKGIIHKIPDNSGGLKYALCSDHCPHTVHQHDHVHFKCTRCGQTSCLEEVEIPPFDLPGGYKPDEVSLLVQGTCSKCR
- a CDS encoding ATP-binding cassette domain-containing protein; this translates as MEENGKAKLTRPGFRKLVGIFKFVAPYKWTLFLGILCLTLSSVTLLSFPYFAGKLLDVASGKGGFILTTINQIALALLVILIVQGVFSFVRVYTFAIVSERTLADIRLSVYRKMLWLPLAFFDKRRVGELISRITSDVGILQDAFTVTLSELLRQVLVLTAGTVVIFVLTPKLTLFMLLTFPVLVVAALFFGKFIRKLSKKTQDQLASTNVIVEETLQSITVVKSFTNELFEVGRYTKSLKEVVRIALHAAKYRGVFISFTIVALFGGIVAVSWYGAYLVQAHEVTVGELFSFVLYTTFIGGSIAGLGDIYGQLQKSIGASERLMEILAESDEKEAPAPALKLKGKIQFKSVAFSYPTRADLRVLKDIDFEIGAGQKVALVGPSGSGKSTITNLLLRYYQPVGGQVLVDGTPVNHYPLTAYRANIGVVPQEVILFGGTIKENIAYGRPGATDEEIEDAARKANALGFILSFPEKMDTRVGDRGVKLSGGQRQRVAIARAILKNPTILVLDEATSSLDAESEKLVQEALDNLMEGRTTIIIAHRLSTIRKVDRILVIKEGAIAESGSHDELTHRDNGIYSNLLKLQFNEG
- a CDS encoding 2,3-bisphosphoglycerate-independent phosphoglycerate mutase is translated as MDSKVLLMILDGWGIAKDKSVSAIDHAKTPYIDSLYLKYPHGKLEASGLAVGLPGGQMGNSEVGHMNIGAGRVVFQDLVKINKAVEEKALGKNPVLLEAFRYANENDKKIHLIGLVSDGGVHSHIGHLKALCTAAKDHHVRDLFVHAFTDGRDTDPKSAVGYLTDLQAHMGKSTGRLASVVGRYYAMDRDNRWERIKVAYDALVNGIGELAIDPVAAITASYKNGTTDEFLKPIIATGPTGKPVATIQAGDVVVCFNFRTDRGRQITMALSQQDFEGHGMHALPLHYVTLTNYDDSFTGIKVMFGKDNLDNTLGEVLSKAGKKQIRIAETEKYPHVTFFFSGGREEPFPGESRILCPSPKVATYDLQPEMSARDIRDKVIPELKKRSADFICLNFANPDMVGHTGVFSAGVAACETVDQCNEAVTEAALKNGYTTIIIADHGNADIMINEDGSPNTAHTTNLVPFIVVSPNYRGRVQDGKLGDLAPTILALMGIPIPAEMTGKVLIDLQA
- a CDS encoding DUF4783 domain-containing protein — translated: MKYRRINTVGRLGVLVFCFALQCAYAQDAIFDPIRDVIKTGSAREMSKHLNQSVEINIEGDVNTYSKAQAEFVFRDFFKKHPATSFTIVHKGASKGGQQFAIGRYVSNNDSYNVLMLVKAAGATYLIHEISFVKE
- the nadC gene encoding carboxylating nicotinate-nucleotide diphosphorylase; this translates as MTRPSYLTDGAIRAFIASALDEDIGEGDHSSLAAVPGHATNKANLLIKADGIIAGVELAEKIFKYYDPRIAIDFYKKDGDAIKKGEVAFVVEGPSRSLLSTERLVLNCMQRMSGIATYTHRLCQMIRGTTAQIMDTRKTTPNFRLPEKWAVLIGGGLNHRFALYDMIMLKDNHIDLAGGIGKAISNTKTYLASQDQKLKVEVEVRSLKEVGEVLRVGGVDTIMLDNMAPSVMKEAVAMIDGRCKTEASGGITESTLREVAGCGVDFISVGALTHSVKSLDLSLKVLE